The following proteins come from a genomic window of Paenibacillus sp. CAA11:
- a CDS encoding ATP-dependent DNA ligase, whose translation MFIDPMLLATAPGPFSDSRFIYEPKIDGHRLIFSQQDGVIRLYTRHNNDCTRQYPEIADGLFPHDIVLDGEIACVNPETGVSDFEAVMSRFQAKRADKITRLTVQQPAYYAIFDILRYKGEDLRKLPLLKRKEILANLALPNGSFGVVPHVEGAGEALFAQIQARGMEGVVGKRKDSVYETGRRSENWRKVINWTHADVYITGYKKGEFGWLAGVADERGKVRPAGVIEFGASPTDKQAFYGVSKVLITGEDRDFVYVEPRRIRVRVKMRNWTRAGMLRSPVFEKFIV comes from the coding sequence ATGTTTATTGACCCGATGTTACTTGCGACGGCACCCGGTCCGTTTTCGGATTCGCGCTTTATCTACGAGCCGAAAATCGACGGCCATCGCTTAATATTTTCGCAACAGGACGGGGTTATTCGTTTATATACACGGCATAACAACGACTGCACGCGGCAATACCCGGAGATAGCCGACGGGCTCTTTCCGCATGACATCGTCCTTGACGGAGAGATCGCGTGTGTTAACCCGGAAACAGGCGTGTCCGACTTTGAGGCGGTGATGTCACGCTTTCAGGCGAAGCGCGCCGATAAGATTACGCGCCTAACCGTTCAGCAGCCGGCCTATTACGCTATTTTTGATATATTGCGCTATAAAGGCGAGGACTTACGTAAGCTGCCGCTCCTCAAGCGCAAGGAAATTCTCGCCAACCTAGCGCTACCTAACGGAAGCTTCGGCGTTGTGCCACACGTTGAAGGTGCCGGCGAGGCGTTATTCGCGCAGATTCAGGCTCGCGGCATGGAGGGCGTCGTGGGCAAACGGAAGGACAGCGTATATGAGACTGGCCGCCGATCGGAGAACTGGCGCAAGGTTATTAACTGGACGCATGCTGACGTCTATATTACGGGATATAAAAAGGGAGAGTTCGGCTGGCTTGCGGGCGTAGCGGATGAGCGCGGCAAGGTGCGGCCGGCTGGCGTTATCGAGTTCGGTGCGTCGCCTACCGATAAGCAGGCGTTTTATGGCGTGAGTAAGGTGCTGATTACCGGGGAGGATCGCGACTTTGTTTACGTGGAGCCGCGGCGGATTAGGGTGCGCGTGAAAATGCGAAACTGGACTCGCGCGGGGATGCTGCGGAGCCCAGTATTTGAGAAGTTTATAGTATAA
- a CDS encoding baseplate J/gp47 family protein — translation MAELPIYLQEQTEEQIMQRMLARIPSDIDKSEGSFIWDAAAPAAFMLSEAALWAQQVLERGFAETAYGEYLDLRAAEHGLTRRAAVSASGQVLFTGTAGRVVPAGTLVATPADELSGEPSAEYETTAAVTLDESGSGSAPIRAVIPGRSGNVPAGTITVIASPVSGVTAVTNPAETRGGTDTEADEALLERYYAKVRHAGTSGNKAQYMQWASEVPGVGGVQVQPLWKGPGTVGIYLLDAEKRAAAADIVAAAQQAIDPTQDGQGEGLAPAGAVVHLMPAEEVPVNVSVRLTLASGAVLADVRSLIEKGVRAYLKQLAFADPLVRTTRIAAVLLDIPPIIDFSELTVNGLADTNLEVGTGQVAVLGKVDVHE, via the coding sequence TTGGCAGAACTGCCGATTTATTTGCAAGAACAAACAGAAGAACAGATTATGCAGCGCATGCTTGCACGCATTCCCTCCGATATTGACAAATCGGAGGGTTCTTTTATCTGGGATGCCGCCGCGCCGGCGGCATTCATGCTGTCCGAGGCAGCGCTCTGGGCTCAGCAGGTGCTGGAGCGTGGGTTCGCCGAGACCGCGTACGGCGAATATCTTGACCTGCGGGCGGCCGAGCACGGACTGACGCGCCGGGCGGCCGTCTCAGCTTCCGGCCAGGTGCTCTTCACGGGCACCGCTGGCCGGGTCGTCCCGGCGGGCACGCTGGTGGCGACGCCTGCGGACGAGCTGTCCGGCGAGCCGTCGGCGGAGTACGAGACGACCGCCGCCGTTACGCTGGACGAATCGGGCAGCGGCTCCGCCCCGATTCGGGCCGTCATCCCGGGGCGCAGCGGCAATGTGCCGGCGGGCACGATCACGGTGATCGCCTCCCCGGTCAGCGGGGTCACGGCCGTGACGAACCCGGCCGAGACGCGAGGCGGAACAGATACCGAGGCCGATGAGGCGCTGTTGGAGCGCTATTATGCCAAGGTGCGCCATGCGGGCACCAGCGGCAATAAAGCGCAGTACATGCAGTGGGCCTCGGAGGTGCCCGGCGTTGGCGGCGTGCAGGTGCAGCCGCTGTGGAAGGGGCCGGGCACGGTCGGCATCTATTTGCTGGATGCCGAGAAGCGGGCTGCGGCGGCGGACATTGTCGCCGCCGCCCAGCAGGCCATTGATCCGACGCAGGACGGTCAAGGGGAAGGGCTGGCCCCGGCGGGCGCGGTGGTGCATCTGATGCCCGCCGAAGAGGTGCCGGTCAATGTCAGTGTCCGGCTGACCTTGGCGTCCGGCGCTGTGCTTGCCGACGTCCGCTCGCTGATTGAGAAGGGAGTGCGGGCTTACTTGAAGCAGCTCGCTTTTGCCGATCCGCTGGTTCGGACTACGCGCATCGCAGCGGTCCTGCTCGACATTCCGCCGATCATTGACTTCAGCGAGCTGACCGTGAACGGTCTGGCTGATACGAATCTTGAGGTCGGCACAGGTCAAGTTGCTGTACTGGGGAAGGTGGATGTGCATGAGTGA
- a CDS encoding CD1375 family protein, translating into MLKLLTGFALLKGGELFMQVFVTIYVSLIVAGRRTIEQVPANLRDAVKTDLDALNGAAE; encoded by the coding sequence ATGCTTAAGCTTCTTACCGGATTTGCACTTTTGAAAGGAGGCGAACTATTTATGCAAGTGTTCGTAACGATTTACGTATCGTTAATCGTCGCCGGACGCCGGACCATTGAGCAAGTACCGGCCAATCTCCGCGATGCAGTAAAAACAGATCTGGACGCGCTGAACGGCGCAGCCGAATAG
- a CDS encoding helix-turn-helix domain-containing protein — protein sequence MIKVHLSRIMGEKRVNIAELSRMTGLHRNGITRLYNEDTDGVKFETLDKICKVLGCRVGDVIEYVEDENGEN from the coding sequence ATGATTAAAGTTCACTTATCGCGCATAATGGGTGAGAAAAGGGTTAATATAGCGGAGTTATCCAGGATGACGGGACTTCATAGAAACGGAATAACTCGCTTGTATAACGAGGATACAGATGGGGTTAAGTTTGAAACACTCGATAAGATATGCAAGGTACTCGGCTGCAGGGTTGGGGATGTTATTGAATATGTGGAGGATGAAAATGGAGAAAATTAA
- a CDS encoding tyrosine-type recombinase/integrase: MARVRKITTDPSLMTWEQALAGFLDYKTAQGISAQTYEDYDKHARLFFKRFPNAWNTPDNLTEGLYAHLSEEVKPATFNNRLIYLRTFLNWCVEKGIITHNPIANMKKRKDEGRVVAVDERILQKLLEMPDQSTFVGLRDYALILLTLDTGIRPKEALTLLPCDFNPASYEIYIPAKNAKTRISRTLPISDITLKTLKRLLAARPAEWGEEAPIFCTYEGRSLNRHTWGDRLEKYTRELGVHIRPYDLRHAFSLEYIRNGANSFALQKTLGHTSMEMTKRYVALVTDDLKAEHAKASPLNKLMKNTKRTTKI; this comes from the coding sequence TTGGCTAGAGTACGTAAAATTACCACTGATCCTTCGCTCATGACGTGGGAGCAAGCCCTCGCAGGATTCCTCGATTATAAAACCGCTCAGGGTATCAGCGCGCAGACTTACGAAGATTACGATAAGCACGCGCGGCTATTTTTTAAGCGGTTCCCCAACGCATGGAATACTCCGGACAATTTGACGGAAGGGTTATACGCACATCTCTCCGAAGAGGTAAAACCGGCTACGTTTAACAATCGATTGATTTACTTGCGCACGTTTTTGAATTGGTGTGTGGAGAAGGGAATAATAACGCATAATCCGATCGCGAACATGAAGAAGCGGAAAGATGAAGGGCGTGTTGTCGCAGTTGATGAGCGCATCTTGCAGAAGTTGCTAGAGATGCCAGATCAGTCAACATTCGTTGGTCTTAGGGATTACGCGCTTATCCTCTTAACTTTAGACACCGGCATCCGACCGAAAGAGGCCCTCACCTTATTGCCTTGTGATTTTAATCCGGCTTCTTACGAAATTTATATTCCGGCGAAAAATGCTAAAACTCGGATATCGCGCACACTGCCGATATCTGATATCACGCTAAAGACATTAAAACGCCTCTTAGCGGCACGGCCCGCTGAGTGGGGCGAGGAAGCTCCGATTTTCTGTACGTATGAGGGACGCTCTCTAAATCGCCATACCTGGGGCGATCGGCTTGAAAAGTATACGCGAGAATTGGGTGTCCATATTAGACCTTACGATCTAAGACATGCGTTTAGTTTAGAATACATTCGCAATGGGGCGAATAGTTTTGCATTACAGAAAACACTCGGGCACACGAGTATGGAGATGACTAAGCGATATGTCGCTCTGGTAACTGACGATTTGAAGGCGGAGCATGCAAAGGCAAGTCCGTTGAATAAACTAATGAAGAACACGAAAAGAACAACGAAAATATAG
- a CDS encoding BRO-N domain-containing protein, with amino-acid sequence MGVSSIDTLGALAENGCPLLPAPSKPFLETLVVNTRQALFQPTPSPIHAQVRTVTVARESWFVAKDVCEVLGVGNTSQALSRLDADERNTIILNEGIRGNPNITIVNESGLYSLILTSRKPEARAFKRWVTHEGIPLICKTGGYVVNDKFVYLKSYPFL; translated from the coding sequence ATGGGTGTAAGTTCAATTGACACCCTTGGTGCGTTGGCAGAGAATGGGTGTCCACTACTACCGGCACCCTCGAAGCCGTTTCTTGAGACACTGGTTGTGAATACTCGTCAAGCGTTGTTTCAACCTACACCGTCACCGATTCACGCCCAAGTCCGAACGGTGACAGTCGCCAGAGAATCGTGGTTTGTTGCAAAAGATGTTTGCGAGGTGTTGGGGGTAGGAAATACGAGCCAAGCCTTATCGAGACTCGATGCTGATGAAAGGAATACTATCATTTTAAATGAGGGTATTCGAGGGAACCCAAATATCACCATAGTTAATGAGTCAGGTCTATACTCCCTTATTCTTACATCTCGCAAGCCCGAAGCTCGCGCATTTAAACGTTGGGTCACGCACGAGGGAATACCGCTGATCTGCAAAACAGGTGGCTATGTCGTGAACGATAAATTTGTTTACTTGAAATCTTACCCATTCCTATGA
- a CDS encoding phage antirepressor KilAC domain-containing protein, which translates to MDQLTKVFNHEQFGGIQVVTLAGKVMFGATQVARTLGYSNPQKAIRDHCKSDGCTNRSVIDPLGRSQMVKFITEGNVYRLIARSKLPSAEKFECWIFEEVLPSIRKNGMYATDSLLDDPDLLLKTVTKLTEERRARLEAEKKAAFLQAETEAQAEIIEEQAGRLTYLDKILQSTDTMNVTQIAADYGLTARQLNEILKEERIQRRTGGQWVLCAKYHGKGYTKSYTHAFPIPTGGTKTVVNTRWTQSGRLLIHEVLVARGIEANVDRSLAA; encoded by the coding sequence ATGGATCAATTGACAAAGGTATTTAATCACGAACAGTTTGGCGGCATTCAGGTGGTCACACTAGCCGGGAAAGTGATGTTTGGAGCGACTCAGGTAGCTAGAACATTGGGGTACTCAAACCCTCAAAAAGCAATTCGAGACCACTGCAAGTCAGATGGGTGCACGAATCGTTCAGTCATCGACCCCCTCGGCCGATCCCAGATGGTTAAGTTCATCACAGAAGGTAACGTTTATCGACTTATCGCTCGCTCAAAACTTCCCTCCGCTGAGAAGTTCGAATGTTGGATATTTGAAGAGGTGCTTCCATCTATTCGAAAAAACGGAATGTACGCAACTGATTCACTGCTGGACGACCCCGATCTACTCCTTAAAACAGTCACAAAACTGACAGAAGAACGAAGAGCGCGTCTTGAAGCGGAGAAAAAAGCAGCATTCCTGCAGGCAGAGACGGAAGCTCAAGCGGAGATTATAGAGGAACAAGCAGGGCGCCTGACCTACCTGGACAAAATCCTACAGTCTACTGATACGATGAATGTAACGCAGATTGCGGCAGACTACGGACTTACTGCGCGTCAACTTAACGAAATTCTGAAGGAAGAGCGTATTCAGCGCAGAACCGGTGGTCAGTGGGTTCTTTGCGCCAAATATCACGGAAAAGGTTACACAAAGTCTTACACCCACGCCTTCCCCATTCCGACAGGCGGTACTAAGACAGTCGTTAATACTCGGTGGACGCAGAGTGGCCGCTTACTAATTCACGAAGTTCTGGTAGCCCGAGGGATTGAAGCAAACGTTGATCGAAGTTTAGCCGCGTAA
- a CDS encoding pyocin knob domain-containing protein, translating into MAETTNLKLYKVDPAVDGEKTFNIDKMLNENWDKIDEAVANVNPDLPDASLEQKGIVQLSSDLDSDAEDKAATSKALKAANEAAKKYSDKQSLTFKGHLAAGTDLDTVTEPGVYQLIEAAKYTNMPASVDWTILEVIVGGVGIHGPYILQRVVSVTTHSIMFRTRTETMWNNWTMVATSNLDWQKAKLTTDDSRNILINGHDLNNLTATGFYNGSNLTNAPTSANEYEWWYIEVQCHSYSNDYVLQRASRLTNGGVPTLYQRQRDNGNWSAWSPDLFQSGVNAKAGIVDAINAMGGSASTNDDWATMASKIQTLSKSGIINVSFTKEYTTGNVPNGITDVEILRMPNMLKFMSFRGRLYFKGYEPPSNGNYTQARVILKDIKGEVTTIDYDNPSIIRGLQLDMINNLKTIWFDDPYNSSSSSIRMFSGTMDMPANFDLNNPITLCFRTIINNPNALPTERSAYLSIDGHLYYG; encoded by the coding sequence ATGGCTGAAACTACGAATTTGAAGCTGTATAAGGTAGACCCGGCGGTGGACGGGGAGAAGACGTTCAACATTGATAAGATGTTGAACGAGAACTGGGATAAGATTGATGAAGCGGTGGCTAATGTTAATCCGGACCTACCGGATGCTTCACTGGAGCAGAAGGGGATTGTTCAGCTGTCGAGTGATTTAGATAGCGATGCGGAGGATAAGGCGGCTACATCCAAGGCATTGAAGGCGGCTAATGAAGCTGCGAAGAAGTATTCTGATAAGCAAAGTCTGACTTTTAAGGGACACTTAGCTGCGGGTACCGATTTGGATACTGTTACTGAACCGGGGGTATATCAGTTAATAGAAGCGGCAAAATATACTAACATGCCTGCATCCGTTGACTGGACCATATTAGAGGTTATCGTGGGAGGCGTAGGTATACATGGACCGTATATTTTACAAAGAGTAGTCTCAGTAACCACACATTCGATAATGTTTAGAACGAGGACCGAAACAATGTGGAATAATTGGACTATGGTGGCCACCTCAAATTTAGATTGGCAAAAAGCAAAGCTAACGACAGATGATTCAAGAAACATTCTGATAAACGGGCATGATCTGAATAATTTGACAGCGACCGGATTTTATAACGGGAGTAATCTTACGAATGCACCTACATCTGCTAACGAATATGAATGGTGGTACATTGAAGTTCAGTGTCACTCGTATTCAAATGATTATGTTCTGCAAAGAGCAAGTAGGCTTACTAACGGCGGCGTTCCCACACTGTATCAACGTCAAAGAGACAATGGTAATTGGAGCGCTTGGAGTCCAGATCTTTTTCAATCTGGCGTTAATGCTAAGGCAGGGATTGTGGATGCCATTAACGCCATGGGAGGTAGCGCATCCACAAATGATGACTGGGCCACGATGGCAAGTAAAATTCAGACATTATCCAAGTCGGGTATCATAAATGTATCTTTTACTAAAGAGTACACCACTGGGAATGTGCCTAATGGCATAACGGATGTGGAAATACTAAGGATGCCTAATATGTTGAAATTCATGTCGTTTAGGGGGCGATTATACTTCAAAGGGTACGAACCTCCAAGCAACGGTAATTACACACAAGCTAGAGTGATTCTTAAAGATATCAAGGGTGAAGTAACTACAATTGACTATGATAACCCTTCAATTATTAGAGGGCTTCAACTTGATATGATAAACAATTTAAAGACAATATGGTTTGATGATCCGTATAACTCTAGCTCTAGTAGTATAAGAATGTTTAGCGGCACTATGGATATGCCTGCTAATTTTGATCTCAATAATCCAATTACTCTTTGTTTTCGTACAATTATTAATAACCCAAATGCACTTCCTACAGAAAGAAGCGCGTATCTGAGCATTGATGGACATCTTTATTATGGATAG
- a CDS encoding helix-turn-helix domain-containing protein yields the protein MLIVTPCLGEILKERGITQTQLSQMSGVPQGSISRFDKNTRHEDAHLFAISRVLNVSIEELFTLREAE from the coding sequence ATGCTCATCGTTACACCATGTCTAGGCGAGATTTTAAAAGAACGCGGCATCACGCAGACGCAGCTCTCGCAAATGTCTGGTGTGCCGCAAGGTTCGATCTCACGCTTCGATAAGAATACGCGACATGAGGACGCTCATTTATTCGCAATATCGCGCGTTCTCAACGTAAGTATTGAGGAACTCTTTACACTGCGGGAGGCGGAGTAA
- a CDS encoding helix-turn-helix domain-containing protein, producing MSDSKQTGIVRVSKRESGYAVLDTYFLGDTRLSWKAKGMLAYLLSKPSNWTVYTTDLIKRSRDGRDAVYSALKELESCGYVERRQARENGRITGTETVVYERPSGDFSHTDFPDMEVPDTDNPPLVINNINNNDSKEEVSKTRDTRVLTTLTRVLRRLPLNDTASLYDHYFEDIYAMLSRRFGDAIEPDAIQFAAERYFDKAVDMTTGLPRGDVYSPTGLFYDCYVEGLAELKARRFKRCGA from the coding sequence ATGAGCGATAGCAAACAGACTGGCATTGTCCGCGTCAGCAAACGTGAAAGCGGCTACGCGGTGCTTGATACATACTTTTTAGGGGATACGCGGCTCTCGTGGAAGGCGAAGGGGATGCTGGCTTATTTGCTGAGCAAGCCGAGCAACTGGACGGTTTATACAACGGATCTAATCAAGCGCTCAAGAGACGGGAGAGACGCTGTTTACTCCGCGCTCAAAGAGCTGGAATCGTGCGGCTATGTAGAGCGGAGGCAGGCGCGCGAGAACGGGAGAATTACCGGAACGGAGACGGTTGTATATGAGCGACCGAGCGGCGACTTTTCACATACGGATTTTCCGGATATGGAGGTTCCGGACACGGATAACCCGCCACTAGTTATTAATAATATAAATAATAATGACTCTAAGGAGGAAGTAAGTAAGACGCGCGATACTCGCGTTTTAACGACTCTTACTCGAGTATTACGCCGCCTGCCGCTCAATGACACCGCAAGCCTCTACGATCACTACTTTGAGGACATCTACGCGATGTTAAGCCGTCGATTTGGTGATGCAATAGAGCCGGACGCGATCCAGTTTGCAGCCGAGCGGTACTTCGATAAAGCGGTCGACATGACGACAGGGTTGCCGCGAGGAGACGTATACAGTCCGACCGGGCTATTTTACGACTGTTACGTAGAGGGTTTAGCGGAATTGAAGGCGCGGCGGTTTAAACGGTGCGGGGCGTGA
- a CDS encoding tyrosine-type recombinase/integrase produces MDKRIGRRYKNERNVCNRNLPLDELFEIFYNAKTAEGRSPRTLEAYTEGYRHLCEYMEMIGVERTQTAVTPDLLRSYISWMLHGKRKWEGHAHKSEDSMTLGLSPVTINTKIKVIKGMFRYLNEEGHINHDPTARIKKLNEPVKKLKIMSVEEMRRLLNQPNRKTYAGFRDHVAMCVLIDSFARISEVLSLKITDIDFKLGMLFFDEKIVKTRRGRSVPVTKRTLRLLKELIRENEEFESEYIFLTNYGEPIRDDRLRDRIKQHAKNAGLKIRVHPHLFRHTSATMFLENGGDLRHLAGIMGHSDLRMVMRYTHISDKALKAQHEQYTPMHDVLGKRSLERKIKRTY; encoded by the coding sequence ATGGATAAGCGAATAGGAAGAAGATACAAAAATGAACGTAACGTATGTAATCGCAACTTACCTCTGGATGAGTTGTTCGAAATATTTTATAACGCCAAGACTGCAGAAGGCAGATCCCCCAGAACCCTTGAGGCGTATACGGAAGGATATCGTCATCTTTGCGAGTATATGGAAATGATCGGAGTGGAGCGGACACAGACTGCGGTAACTCCAGATCTACTGAGGTCATATATTTCTTGGATGCTTCATGGAAAGAGAAAGTGGGAAGGTCATGCTCATAAGAGTGAGGATAGTATGACGTTAGGACTGTCACCAGTTACGATTAATACAAAGATTAAAGTAATCAAGGGAATGTTTCGTTATCTTAATGAAGAGGGACATATCAATCATGATCCAACTGCACGCATCAAAAAGTTAAACGAACCGGTAAAGAAATTGAAAATTATGAGTGTTGAAGAGATGCGGAGACTTCTCAATCAACCTAACCGTAAAACTTATGCCGGCTTCAGGGATCACGTAGCCATGTGTGTTTTAATTGACAGTTTTGCCCGTATAAGTGAGGTGCTTTCCTTGAAAATAACAGATATTGATTTCAAGTTAGGAATGCTCTTTTTTGATGAGAAAATAGTAAAAACAAGACGCGGAAGGTCTGTTCCGGTAACTAAACGAACACTGCGCCTTCTAAAAGAGCTAATTAGAGAGAACGAGGAGTTCGAGTCTGAGTACATTTTTTTAACGAATTACGGTGAACCGATAAGAGACGATAGACTTCGCGATCGAATAAAACAACACGCCAAGAATGCAGGATTAAAAATCCGCGTTCATCCGCACTTGTTTCGCCATACATCGGCCACGATGTTTCTTGAAAATGGTGGGGATCTTCGTCACCTTGCGGGAATAATGGGACATTCAGACTTGCGTATGGTTATGCGCTACACACATATCTCAGATAAGGCGCTCAAAGCCCAACATGAGCAGTATACGCCGATGCATGATGTGTTGGGGAAACGGAGCCTCGAAAGAAAGATCAAGCGGACTTATTAG
- a CDS encoding type II toxin-antitoxin system HicB family antitoxin translates to MKDRYVYPAVFTYADDGISVEFPDLPGAFTSGDNDEEALYMAKDCLSLHLFGMEDDSDDIPEPTRASEIKTGPDQVVVLVEVWMPPVRNQLNNKVEKKAIDIVKLNKLISKYSDYTLEDLHKLKIIYESREEDNKQVGIIIVFIGIPISISLPLVNSMVMKGSVISALASSFLLVFGIGAACFLFSINNMRVIKTRKVIDMLIDKKTPKP, encoded by the coding sequence ATGAAAGATCGTTACGTATACCCGGCCGTATTCACATACGCGGACGACGGAATCTCCGTTGAGTTTCCCGATCTCCCTGGCGCATTCACTTCCGGAGATAACGATGAGGAGGCGCTGTATATGGCGAAAGATTGCCTCTCGCTCCACCTTTTCGGAATGGAAGACGACAGCGATGATATTCCGGAGCCTACTCGCGCCTCAGAGATCAAAACGGGACCCGACCAAGTCGTCGTATTAGTCGAAGTATGGATGCCACCTGTGCGGAACCAACTGAACAATAAGGTTGAGAAGAAAGCAATAGACATAGTAAAATTAAATAAACTAATTTCAAAATACTCTGATTATACTCTTGAAGACCTACATAAATTAAAGATTATCTATGAGAGTAGGGAAGAAGATAATAAACAAGTTGGAATTATAATCGTTTTCATTGGCATACCAATTTCGATAAGTTTACCCTTAGTGAACTCAATGGTAATGAAGGGATCGGTCATTTCTGCTCTCGCATCATCTTTTTTACTTGTATTTGGCATTGGAGCGGCTTGCTTTTTATTTTCTATAAATAACATGAGAGTTATAAAAACAAGAAAAGTAATTGATATGCTCATCGACAAGAAAACACCCAAGCCGTAG
- a CDS encoding helix-turn-helix transcriptional regulator, translating into MTGETVKNIRLANGLGQVSFALEIGVSPSTVAMIERGHRQVTDSVRFKIARRFPIDECTVEVINNAKKLQGTVN; encoded by the coding sequence ATGACAGGAGAAACCGTAAAAAACATTAGACTCGCTAACGGATTAGGACAAGTTTCATTCGCTTTAGAGATCGGAGTGTCCCCATCAACGGTCGCAATGATCGAACGAGGCCACCGCCAAGTTACTGACAGTGTCCGCTTCAAGATAGCTCGACGCTTTCCGATCGACGAATGTACGGTGGAAGTCATTAATAACGCAAAGAAACTCCAAGGGACGGTGAACTAA
- a CDS encoding putative phage tail protein: MSDFAVTSPKGKELMSYLPAYYETSRVIKADMQSKGMEMDLFYLALSETLQQFFVRTATWGLERWERELGIVTEPLKPLEQRRSVVESKLRGAGRFTGRLVKNVAEAYDGGAVDVSFRPEAWSFTVKFVDTLGLPPNIDDLKAAIEEIKPAHMAVEYEFRYLLIRDVHEQMTLRELEAKPLTLFAFNREEGQHG; encoded by the coding sequence ATGAGTGATTTTGCCGTAACCAGCCCTAAGGGGAAAGAGCTGATGTCTTATCTCCCGGCCTACTACGAGACCTCGCGGGTAATAAAGGCCGACATGCAGTCCAAGGGCATGGAGATGGACCTGTTCTATCTCGCGCTGAGCGAGACGCTGCAGCAGTTCTTCGTCCGCACTGCTACCTGGGGGCTGGAGCGGTGGGAGCGAGAGCTGGGCATTGTGACGGAACCGCTCAAGCCGCTGGAGCAGCGGCGGTCCGTGGTGGAGTCGAAGCTGCGCGGAGCCGGCCGGTTTACAGGCCGGCTGGTGAAGAACGTGGCCGAGGCGTATGACGGCGGTGCGGTGGACGTGTCCTTTCGGCCGGAGGCGTGGAGCTTCACGGTCAAGTTCGTGGACACGCTCGGCCTGCCGCCGAATATCGACGATCTGAAGGCGGCGATTGAGGAAATTAAGCCAGCGCATATGGCGGTGGAGTATGAGTTCCGTTATCTGCTCATTCGGGACGTGCATGAGCAGATGACGCTGCGTGAGCTGGAGGCGAAGCCGCTCACACTGTTTGCTTTTAACCGAGAGGAGGGCCAGCATGGCTGA
- a CDS encoding glycoside hydrolase family 25 protein, with product MQKSNANNAQGIDVSHHNGSISWDQVRAAGKSFVFIKASQGISYRDPKFLTNVKEARRAGLLVGAYHFLDATSAATAKAEASNFHSAMQAAGGPAVFELPPVLDYEDNPGKLSKVQITAVAEAFLTEIERLTGRKPLLYSGNSFAGNFEAKLSKYKLWVARYSTEVPYTVPAWSAWSFWQYSSKGKVAGIQGNVDLNEYAGTVEELYAAFGVGVKAGEKDSDKQDKDSGHKTPPLWKEQGRQWLIKKLGLSEEWASEDPIDIGTLGTLLSRFHT from the coding sequence ATGCAGAAGAGTAATGCTAACAATGCGCAAGGCATTGATGTTTCTCACCATAACGGCAGCATTTCCTGGGATCAGGTGCGTGCGGCAGGCAAGAGCTTTGTCTTCATCAAGGCGTCCCAAGGGATAAGCTACCGTGATCCCAAGTTTCTGACGAACGTTAAGGAGGCGCGCCGTGCAGGGCTGCTGGTGGGCGCCTATCATTTTCTGGATGCTACCTCGGCAGCAACTGCTAAGGCGGAAGCCTCTAATTTTCATTCAGCTATGCAGGCGGCTGGAGGCCCAGCTGTTTTTGAACTTCCTCCCGTGCTCGATTATGAGGACAACCCGGGCAAGCTGAGCAAGGTGCAGATTACCGCGGTTGCCGAAGCGTTCTTGACCGAGATTGAGCGTCTCACCGGGCGGAAGCCCCTTTTATACTCAGGCAATTCGTTTGCTGGAAATTTTGAGGCCAAGCTAAGTAAGTATAAGTTATGGGTAGCCCGTTACAGCACAGAGGTTCCTTATACTGTGCCTGCCTGGAGCGCATGGTCATTTTGGCAATATAGCAGTAAGGGGAAAGTAGCGGGCATACAGGGGAATGTAGATTTGAACGAGTATGCAGGAACAGTGGAGGAGCTGTACGCCGCGTTCGGTGTGGGTGTTAAGGCAGGAGAGAAAGACTCTGACAAGCAGGATAAAGACTCAGGCCACAAGACCCCGCCGCTCTGGAAGGAGCAGGGCCGCCAATGGCTGATCAAAAAGCTGGGGCTCAGCGAAGAATGGGCCAGTGAAGACCCTATTGATATCGGTACTTTGGGGACATTGTTGTCTCGCTTTCACACTTAA